A region of Chitinophaga horti DNA encodes the following proteins:
- a CDS encoding HesA/MoeB/ThiF family protein — protein sequence MQRYDRQTRLKDFGIEKQRLLQQAAVLVIGAGGLGVPVLQYLTAMGVGRIGIVEHDTVSVTNLQRQVIYDTADAGKPKLDVAIRKLKGLNPELTFEAWDTYILPQNALEIISKYDLVVDCSDNFGTRYLVNDACVITGKPLVYGAIYQYEGQVSVFNYKGSATYRCLFPEPPGEGERLDCNELGVLGILPGIVGSYMTNEVVKLICGIGLQLTNQLLTIHILQNDHQLFHFGPVAGNHQIQTLQPSYDQGACEAPPSLQLLEVAELQRWRTEGRSFQLLDVREPDEWEICHIEGAIHIPMHFVMGQAGRLSPDEPVAVLCHHGMRSHAVAQQLLKAGFKKVYNVTGGIHAWALEVDLEMNMY from the coding sequence ATGCAACGATACGACAGGCAAACCCGGTTAAAAGATTTCGGGATAGAGAAGCAGCGGCTGTTACAACAGGCTGCCGTGTTGGTGATAGGCGCAGGTGGACTGGGTGTACCGGTGTTGCAATACCTCACCGCCATGGGCGTTGGGCGCATAGGTATCGTGGAGCACGACACCGTATCGGTAACCAACCTGCAACGCCAGGTAATATACGACACTGCTGATGCTGGTAAACCCAAGCTGGACGTAGCTATTCGAAAATTGAAAGGCTTAAACCCGGAGCTGACTTTTGAAGCCTGGGACACCTATATTTTACCGCAAAACGCGCTGGAGATCATCAGTAAATACGACTTGGTAGTCGACTGTTCCGATAATTTCGGTACCCGTTACCTGGTAAACGACGCCTGCGTCATTACCGGCAAACCGCTGGTGTACGGGGCTATTTATCAGTACGAAGGACAGGTAAGCGTGTTCAATTACAAAGGCAGCGCCACTTACCGCTGCCTGTTCCCCGAGCCGCCAGGCGAGGGCGAGCGGCTGGACTGTAACGAACTGGGCGTACTGGGCATCCTGCCCGGCATCGTAGGCAGTTACATGACCAACGAGGTGGTGAAGTTGATTTGCGGCATCGGGTTACAGTTGACCAACCAACTGCTTACCATCCACATTTTACAGAACGATCACCAGTTGTTCCACTTCGGACCTGTAGCCGGTAATCACCAGATTCAAACCTTGCAACCATCGTATGACCAGGGTGCCTGCGAAGCCCCGCCCTCCCTGCAATTGCTGGAGGTGGCCGAACTGCAACGCTGGCGTACCGAAGGCCGCTCGTTCCAACTACTGGACGTGCGCGAGCCGGACGAATGGGAAATTTGCCATATTGAGGGCGCCATCCACATACCCATGCACTTTGTGATGGGACAGGCAGGCCGCCTATCGCCCGACGAACCGGTAGCGGTATTGTGCCATCATGGAATGCGCAGCCATGCCGTAGCGCAGCAACTGCTGAAGGCCGGATTCAAAAAAGTGTACAACGTAACCGGTGGCATACATGCGTGGGCGTTGGAAGTGGACCTGGAAATGAATATGTATTGA
- a CDS encoding OPT family oligopeptide transporter, which yields MSQHFKPFVSPETQMREFTLKSILMGCIFGIIFGAANVYLALKAGLTVSASIPIAVMAITLGRRFFKTTILENNIIQTTGSAGESIASGVAFTLPGFLFLSVNELGVSNGASYFNYWTILILAILGGLLGTLLMIPLRKSLIVKEHHTLPYPEGTACASVLKAGEKGGDFAKTAFLGLGFAVVYAFFQKVLHVISEAPSFVTKATNKYYPAAEVGGEITPEYMGVGYIIGPRICGVLVAGGVLSWLGLIPLLASLVSPDMIATQLVKLGQLASLETPNARFGWDPATHTFTNLSNAVYQAYVKQIGAGAVAAGGFITLLKTIPTIISSFKGSLGSIKGSAEPASTLRTEKDLSMNVVIVGVIGLIVSMSLITILPGDTIWQRLLIGILVVFFGAFFVTVSSRIVGLIGTTNNPVSGMTIATIMGTCLIFLAVGWSGKAYEPMALVVGGIICIAAANAGNTSQDLKTGYLIGATPRYQQIALFIGAIVSALVVGWTVHILDTPTREMVANGTMHAIGTTEFSAPQATLMAVLIKGIQSGGLDWQFIIVGAAIAVTVELCGISSLSFAVGAYLPLSTTLPIFCGGAIRGLIDWRRKKQGIVLTPEEEELGRGSLFATGLVAGGAIAGVVVAVLTVNENAANFLSSLSLEPAIEEHLGNGGYQLLAALAFGFMGWVLYRIAKKQPKKLAA from the coding sequence ATGAGTCAACACTTCAAACCCTTCGTTTCGCCTGAAACGCAAATGAGAGAATTTACCCTTAAATCGATCCTGATGGGTTGCATTTTCGGGATCATCTTTGGCGCAGCCAACGTTTACCTGGCGCTGAAAGCCGGCCTCACCGTGTCCGCATCCATCCCGATCGCTGTAATGGCCATCACGCTCGGCAGGCGCTTTTTCAAAACCACCATTCTCGAAAACAATATTATCCAGACTACCGGCTCCGCCGGCGAATCGATCGCATCGGGCGTAGCGTTTACGCTGCCGGGCTTCCTGTTTCTTTCCGTTAATGAACTGGGCGTGAGCAACGGCGCGTCCTACTTTAATTACTGGACAATCCTGATACTCGCCATCCTCGGCGGCCTGCTCGGCACGCTGCTCATGATCCCGTTACGTAAATCGCTCATCGTAAAAGAACATCACACGCTTCCCTATCCGGAAGGAACGGCCTGCGCCTCGGTGCTGAAAGCCGGTGAAAAGGGCGGCGACTTCGCCAAAACGGCGTTCCTGGGCTTAGGCTTCGCGGTGGTATATGCCTTCTTCCAAAAGGTGCTGCATGTTATTTCAGAAGCACCATCATTCGTGACGAAGGCCACCAACAAATACTACCCTGCTGCGGAAGTAGGCGGTGAGATCACGCCGGAGTATATGGGTGTGGGTTACATTATCGGTCCGCGCATTTGTGGTGTACTGGTAGCCGGTGGTGTGCTGTCCTGGCTGGGACTCATTCCCTTGCTGGCCTCGCTGGTATCGCCTGATATGATCGCTACGCAGCTCGTAAAACTCGGTCAGCTGGCCAGTCTTGAAACGCCGAACGCCCGTTTCGGCTGGGACCCTGCCACGCATACATTCACGAATCTTTCCAATGCAGTATACCAGGCATACGTAAAACAGATCGGTGCAGGCGCGGTAGCAGCCGGTGGTTTCATCACGTTGCTGAAAACAATTCCTACGATCATCAGCTCCTTCAAAGGCAGCCTGGGTTCTATTAAGGGCTCCGCCGAACCAGCATCTACGTTGCGTACGGAAAAAGACCTGTCGATGAACGTGGTAATCGTTGGAGTTATTGGCCTCATCGTGTCCATGTCGCTCATTACCATCCTGCCGGGCGATACGATCTGGCAGCGCCTCCTGATCGGTATACTGGTAGTGTTTTTCGGCGCCTTCTTCGTAACGGTGAGCAGCCGTATCGTAGGCCTTATCGGCACCACCAACAACCCGGTATCGGGCATGACGATCGCTACAATCATGGGGACCTGTCTTATTTTCCTGGCGGTGGGCTGGAGCGGTAAGGCTTACGAACCGATGGCGCTGGTAGTAGGCGGCATCATTTGTATCGCGGCTGCGAATGCGGGCAATACGTCCCAGGACTTAAAAACCGGTTATCTCATAGGCGCTACGCCACGTTACCAGCAGATCGCGCTGTTTATCGGTGCTATCGTGTCGGCGCTGGTCGTGGGCTGGACGGTACACATTCTCGATACGCCAACACGCGAAATGGTCGCTAACGGCACGATGCACGCCATTGGTACTACGGAGTTCTCCGCCCCACAGGCGACGCTGATGGCGGTGTTGATCAAAGGGATACAGTCGGGTGGGCTGGACTGGCAATTCATTATCGTGGGTGCCGCCATTGCTGTTACGGTGGAACTGTGCGGCATCAGTTCCCTGTCTTTCGCGGTAGGTGCTTACCTGCCTTTATCTACCACGCTGCCCATCTTCTGCGGTGGCGCCATTCGTGGACTGATTGACTGGCGTCGTAAAAAACAGGGTATCGTTTTAACGCCGGAAGAAGAAGAACTGGGTCGCGGCAGCCTGTTCGCCACGGGCCTCGTGGCCGGTGGTGCCATTGCGGGCGTAGTCGTTGCGGTACTTACCGTGAACGAAAACGCCGCCAACTTCCTCAGCTCCCTCAGCCTGGAACCCGCTATTGAAGAGCACCTCGGCAACGGTGGCTACCAGCTGCTCGCCGCACTGGCATTCGGATTTATGGGTTGGGTGCTGTATCGCATCGCTAAAAAACAGCCTAAGAAACTGGCCGCCTAA
- a CDS encoding M48 family metallopeptidase translates to MYTYTGVYHYEQNAAPEQAAVTFANNKLEIGLKDEHGNPRNVFWFWEKISVENITGDHCWLSYDGFPKQTLEVISMDFAVEVEKRRAKFGKPATANKTISALVIMGAIVLALGVALYFWIVPWLAGRAAMSVPVSYEESLGDKAYQSLIGQYTVLPEKTKLANDFFKELKIPSAYKIRITVVKQDQLNAFAIPGGNIIVYDKLIKQMKGPGELAALLSHEFSHVELRHTTKTMFRSMGSYVMLSLVFGDLTGVGAVVVENAHSLKTLQYSRSLEREADLNGLKLLDARHIGGDGFVGLFKTLKNESGVAPSEWMSSHPDLDNRVKYVESDEHYQAGSVTDSTLIRIFNQLQADGNNSSW, encoded by the coding sequence ATGTATACTTATACCGGAGTTTACCATTACGAACAGAACGCTGCCCCTGAACAGGCGGCGGTTACCTTTGCCAACAATAAGTTAGAAATAGGTTTAAAAGACGAACATGGTAATCCACGCAACGTGTTCTGGTTCTGGGAAAAGATTTCGGTAGAAAACATCACCGGCGATCATTGCTGGCTGTCGTACGACGGCTTCCCGAAACAGACGCTCGAAGTAATATCGATGGACTTTGCCGTGGAGGTGGAAAAGCGGCGGGCCAAGTTTGGTAAACCGGCTACCGCCAACAAAACGATTTCCGCCCTGGTGATCATGGGGGCTATAGTATTGGCACTTGGCGTTGCCCTATACTTTTGGATCGTGCCCTGGCTGGCAGGCCGGGCGGCCATGTCGGTACCGGTATCGTACGAGGAATCGCTGGGGGATAAGGCTTACCAATCGCTGATCGGGCAGTACACGGTGCTGCCGGAAAAAACGAAGCTGGCCAACGATTTCTTTAAAGAACTGAAGATACCGAGTGCGTATAAAATCCGGATCACGGTGGTGAAGCAGGATCAATTGAACGCCTTTGCCATTCCGGGCGGCAACATCATTGTATACGATAAATTGATTAAGCAGATGAAAGGTCCGGGTGAGCTGGCGGCCTTACTTTCGCACGAGTTTTCGCACGTAGAGCTGCGGCATACGACCAAAACCATGTTCCGCAGCATGGGCAGTTATGTGATGTTATCGCTGGTGTTCGGCGACCTCACCGGCGTAGGGGCCGTGGTGGTGGAGAACGCGCATAGCCTCAAAACCCTGCAATACTCCCGCAGCCTTGAGCGCGAAGCGGACCTTAACGGCCTCAAATTGCTGGATGCCCGCCACATCGGCGGCGACGGCTTCGTTGGACTGTTTAAAACGCTAAAGAACGAAAGCGGCGTGGCGCCATCCGAGTGGATGAGCAGCCACCCCGACCTGGACAACCGCGTTAAATACGTGGAGTCAGATGAACATTACCAGGCGGGTAGCGTAACAGATAGCACGCTTATCCGTATTTTTAACCAGCTGCAGGCGGACGGTAATAACTCTTCCTGGTAG
- a CDS encoding DUF1501 domain-containing protein codes for MLILNRRRFLQVGSLASASLMLPKFLKAFEKGELVPPGNKVLVVIQLSGGNDGLNTIIPYRNDIYYRSRPALGIKRDAALGLNDDLGIHPALKGFKALYDEGHLAVLNNVGYPNPDRSHFRSMDIWHTASDSKDYWGSGWLGRYLDAQCKGCDKPTQALEIDDTLSLALKGEQVKGLALTDPTRLFGTSNEKYFKSLLKKQQQHGHDEHDNADYLYKTMAETVSSAAYIQQQHKTFKSTAAYPNSALGKNLKTISELIMTDINTSVYYVSHGSFDTHVGQDGQQKRLFTQLDDAVKVFTDDLKKNNRFQDVVVMTFSEFGRRVAQNASGGTDHGTANNMFLIGGGLKEKGVLNEGPDLTNLQDGDLKYKVDFKSVYATLLGNWLQADDAAILQHKYERLNFV; via the coding sequence ATGCTTATCCTGAACAGACGCCGTTTTTTACAGGTTGGATCACTCGCTTCGGCATCGCTGATGCTCCCTAAGTTTTTAAAGGCCTTCGAGAAAGGTGAACTCGTGCCTCCCGGCAATAAAGTGCTGGTGGTAATCCAGTTGTCCGGCGGCAATGATGGTTTAAATACGATTATCCCTTACCGTAACGATATTTATTACCGCAGTCGCCCGGCATTAGGTATCAAGCGCGATGCGGCACTTGGCCTGAACGACGATCTCGGTATTCATCCCGCCCTGAAAGGTTTTAAGGCATTGTACGATGAAGGCCACCTGGCCGTATTGAACAACGTCGGTTACCCGAACCCCGATCGCTCGCACTTCCGCTCGATGGACATATGGCATACTGCCAGCGACAGCAAGGATTATTGGGGCAGCGGCTGGTTAGGTCGTTACCTGGATGCACAGTGTAAAGGTTGCGATAAACCTACGCAGGCATTGGAGATAGACGATACCCTTAGCCTGGCGCTGAAAGGTGAACAGGTAAAAGGCCTCGCACTCACCGACCCTACCCGCCTGTTTGGTACAAGTAATGAAAAATACTTTAAGTCGTTGCTGAAAAAACAGCAACAGCACGGGCACGATGAGCACGACAACGCCGACTACCTGTATAAAACAATGGCCGAAACAGTATCGTCGGCCGCATACATCCAGCAGCAGCATAAAACCTTCAAGTCTACCGCTGCCTATCCTAACTCGGCCCTGGGTAAGAATTTAAAAACCATTTCGGAACTGATCATGACCGATATCAATACCAGCGTGTATTACGTGTCGCACGGCAGCTTCGATACGCACGTAGGGCAGGATGGCCAGCAGAAAAGATTGTTTACGCAATTAGATGATGCGGTGAAAGTGTTTACAGACGATCTGAAAAAGAATAACCGCTTCCAGGATGTGGTGGTGATGACCTTCTCCGAATTTGGCAGAAGGGTGGCGCAGAATGCGAGCGGAGGGACCGACCATGGTACGGCGAACAACATGTTCCTGATCGGTGGCGGATTAAAAGAGAAAGGCGTGCTGAATGAAGGCCCGGACCTCACCAACTTACAGGATGGCGACCTGAAATACAAAGTGGATTTCAAGAGCGTATACGCCACCCTGCTCGGCAACTGGCTGCAGGCAGACGATGCCGCCATCCTGCAACACAAGTACGAGCGTTTAAACTTCGTATAG
- a CDS encoding DUF1800 domain-containing protein, with the protein MALVPEKIQMQHLAWRAGFGENLPVIEGWGKRKRKETVKRVLAGQDKEMEVLRVINETDLPDYKRLKDMNEEERRAVQKLNTDGIKDLNVSWMSAMIKTNHPLREKMALFWHGHFACRTQNVLYNQQLLEVIRTHALGNFGDLLTGVSKSPAMLQFLNNQQNRKQRPNENFAREVMELFTMGRGNYTEKDIKEAARAFTGWSFDEVGQFQFRQRVHDDGEKTILGKKGNFTGEDVIQLLLDNKQTAKYITGKIYRYFVNDTPDEARIQELAGKFYQSGYNISSLMQDIYMADWFYDEKNVGAIIKSPVELIVGLRRAIPMQFEQEETMLLFQRVLGQTLFYPPNVAGWPGGRSWIDSSSLMFRMRVPQVVLYSQAFNIRPKEITPEMGEGANYKMTLEINDFLKRQYAKKVNAQIDWKPYVDGYKDVPREQLADTIAGTLLLKNKSLDKAFLEKYADASTRDNYIKTVTIDVMSTPEYQLC; encoded by the coding sequence ATGGCCCTTGTCCCAGAGAAAATACAAATGCAGCACCTCGCCTGGCGCGCCGGATTCGGCGAAAACCTGCCCGTGATTGAAGGGTGGGGCAAAAGGAAGCGCAAAGAAACGGTGAAACGCGTACTGGCAGGGCAGGATAAGGAGATGGAAGTACTGCGTGTGATCAATGAAACGGACCTGCCTGATTACAAGCGGCTGAAAGACATGAACGAAGAGGAGCGCAGGGCGGTACAGAAGCTCAATACCGACGGCATTAAGGACCTGAACGTATCGTGGATGAGCGCGATGATTAAAACCAATCACCCGCTTCGCGAGAAGATGGCACTCTTCTGGCACGGCCACTTCGCCTGCCGTACGCAAAACGTATTATACAATCAGCAACTGCTGGAAGTGATACGCACCCACGCCCTTGGCAACTTCGGCGACCTGCTGACCGGCGTGTCTAAAAGTCCGGCCATGTTGCAGTTCCTCAACAACCAGCAAAACCGCAAGCAACGCCCTAACGAAAACTTCGCGCGCGAGGTGATGGAGTTGTTTACCATGGGGCGCGGTAATTATACGGAGAAAGATATCAAAGAAGCCGCCCGCGCCTTTACTGGCTGGAGCTTTGATGAAGTGGGCCAGTTCCAGTTCCGGCAACGGGTACACGACGATGGTGAGAAAACAATACTGGGCAAGAAAGGTAATTTTACAGGGGAAGATGTGATCCAGCTGTTACTGGACAACAAACAAACAGCGAAATACATCACCGGGAAGATATACCGCTACTTCGTAAACGATACGCCCGACGAGGCGCGCATTCAGGAGCTCGCGGGTAAGTTCTATCAATCCGGTTACAACATCAGCTCCCTGATGCAGGACATCTACATGGCGGACTGGTTTTACGATGAAAAGAACGTGGGTGCGATCATCAAATCTCCGGTGGAATTGATTGTAGGCTTGCGCCGCGCGATACCCATGCAGTTCGAGCAGGAAGAAACGATGTTACTGTTCCAGCGCGTACTCGGACAAACGCTTTTTTATCCGCCTAACGTAGCGGGCTGGCCGGGGGGCAGGAGTTGGATTGACAGTTCCAGCCTGATGTTCCGGATGCGTGTACCGCAGGTGGTGTTGTACTCCCAGGCTTTCAACATCCGCCCGAAAGAAATTACGCCGGAAATGGGAGAGGGTGCGAACTACAAGATGACATTGGAGATTAACGACTTCCTGAAACGGCAGTACGCCAAAAAGGTGAACGCGCAGATCGACTGGAAGCCCTACGTGGATGGGTACAAAGATGTACCGCGCGAGCAACTGGCTGATACGATTGCCGGCACCTTGTTACTAAAGAACAAGAGCCTCGACAAAGCTTTCCTGGAGAAGTATGCGGATGCCTCCACCCGCGATAACTATATTAAAACTGTGACCATCGACGTCATGAGCACGCCGGAGTACCAGCTGTGTTAA
- a CDS encoding peptide MFS transporter yields the protein MNQNATPKGHPKGLYVLFATEMWERFNYYGMRAILVLFMTKALLFDKAFASSLYGSYTSLVYLTPLVGGFVADRYWGNRRSIITGGLLMALGEFLMFGCASLYNTNHGLSTFLFFSGLGLMIAGNGFFKPNISSMVGQLYPANDRRIDAAYTIFYMGINVGGALGPAICGALGDTDNPEDFKWAFLAAGIGMLLSVIVFQWLKDFYIRKHNGEPLGIVPATAPKMATAPIVVIPALILFSAVAIGMLYLDAQVVSYLTYLLIAAVVVIMIMIFSDKTLTVIEKKKIGVIFILSFFVVFFWSAFEQAGASLTFFADEQTNRTLNWHIPVWSVSIVSAAVLYYIVVLLRMIRVKMQEDPNSVKNVLSFLLIAAGIFLVYLNVKLFLSGNMTIQINELPASAFQSLNSIFVVVFAPVFAWLWLKLGKYEPSSPTKMAIGLLLLALGYVVIGMGVKDITPGLKVTMLYLISMYALHTWGELCLSPIGLALVNKLSPVRFASLLMAVWFLANAGANKLAGELSALYPDKHPTQFLGYQMSNLFDFFMLFVGMAGVASLILFLITKQLQKLMNAQ from the coding sequence TACACCAGTCTCGTTTATCTCACACCGCTCGTAGGTGGTTTTGTAGCCGACCGGTATTGGGGTAACCGCAGATCTATCATTACAGGCGGCCTGTTAATGGCACTGGGCGAGTTCCTGATGTTCGGCTGTGCATCGCTCTATAACACCAATCACGGCCTTTCCACTTTCCTCTTCTTCTCGGGCCTCGGCCTTATGATCGCCGGTAACGGCTTCTTCAAGCCCAATATTTCTTCGATGGTAGGACAGCTTTACCCCGCGAACGATCGCAGGATAGATGCTGCTTACACGATCTTCTATATGGGCATTAACGTAGGTGGCGCTTTAGGTCCCGCTATTTGCGGCGCTTTGGGTGACACCGACAATCCCGAGGACTTCAAATGGGCGTTCCTCGCAGCCGGTATCGGTATGCTGTTGAGCGTGATCGTTTTCCAGTGGCTGAAAGACTTCTATATCCGCAAGCACAATGGTGAGCCTTTAGGTATCGTTCCGGCTACCGCGCCTAAAATGGCGACTGCCCCCATCGTCGTAATACCCGCACTCATCCTGTTCTCGGCAGTGGCTATCGGTATGCTGTACCTCGATGCGCAGGTAGTGAGCTACTTAACCTACCTGCTTATCGCCGCCGTAGTCGTTATTATGATTATGATCTTCTCGGATAAAACCCTTACGGTAATTGAAAAGAAGAAGATCGGCGTAATCTTTATCCTCTCGTTTTTCGTGGTGTTCTTCTGGTCGGCGTTTGAGCAGGCGGGTGCTTCTCTTACCTTCTTTGCAGATGAGCAGACTAACCGTACGTTAAACTGGCACATCCCGGTATGGAGCGTGTCTATCGTAAGTGCAGCGGTGCTGTATTACATCGTGGTACTCTTGCGCATGATCCGTGTTAAAATGCAGGAAGATCCGAACAGTGTTAAGAACGTACTGTCGTTCCTGCTGATTGCTGCCGGCATCTTCCTGGTGTACCTGAACGTGAAACTGTTCCTCTCGGGTAACATGACCATCCAGATTAACGAACTTCCTGCCAGTGCCTTCCAGTCACTGAACTCGATCTTCGTAGTGGTATTTGCGCCGGTGTTTGCATGGCTGTGGCTGAAACTCGGGAAGTACGAACCTAGCTCTCCGACCAAAATGGCGATTGGCCTGTTATTGCTGGCACTGGGTTATGTGGTGATCGGCATGGGTGTGAAAGATATTACTCCTGGCCTGAAAGTAACCATGCTGTACCTGATCAGTATGTACGCATTACATACCTGGGGTGAACTTTGCCTGTCGCCGATAGGCCTCGCCCTGGTGAACAAACTTTCGCCGGTACGTTTCGCTTCACTGCTGATGGCGGTTTGGTTCCTGGCCAACGCCGGCGCCAACAAACTGGCAGGTGAACTGAGCGCCCTGTACCCCGACAAACACCCCACCCAGTTCCTGGGCTACCAGATGTCTAACCTGTTCGACTTCTTCATGTTGTTCGTAGGTATGGCGGGTGTTGCATCGCTGATCCTGTTCCTTATTACCAAGCAGTTACAGAAATTAATGAACGCGCAATAG